One window of the Saccopteryx bilineata isolate mSacBil1 chromosome 2, mSacBil1_pri_phased_curated, whole genome shotgun sequence genome contains the following:
- the PRR14L gene encoding protein PRR14L isoform X1, whose translation MLSSGVETQPVPLDSSMSAVVQELYSDLPVSVSKELHADPEPSVIPDVKPGASSSLVNQSRAVPVELQRTHVESCEETSETLRHGGEPGWCGLVDSTAGVSMASEILAREEKTKSMELTVCRDRGDQVEIVRNPCGAAKEDPCQHSTATGEKISPSQEDLLMPSHKELICMDLPGDCLRSKEGNVKIATETLLRSTEEVQGMKVSGTKTDNNEGHKNGNVSQGLSAGCSDYPQVDRIMTSGEVSETSTLVSLKPLNFVDPGLTEATPKEKECEELKTCSSWLSLLPGSSAISKVDSGKEELCKLSLVCEADDNHHQILGHHNENHLEKNSEVSYFQSSLPGPGSRTTSLEKCGFEGDALLKRSAEKTDNSSFCGDDQSKNLASRKENEGQCLNPRSERGEPFLVNARQPEEDASEHYSGEKKTFAFPKENIYGNDYIQGNIHTDDSSSLMPNSFTEDTEVKFKKTDFKINLDVQGSLTNHEDHREPSVHMSHPGRHCKESSCSLMQIEEPEQTTTIEFTMLSEKIYSKDPNSLISTQRHLEGSTQLNEASSNEFMTEKTSLVTFMPEDQISPINEESKPKKDISQLSPSLDFSYRPESENAVEASQDNVPHLDEQSIACERNGLPCMDELVLNKIESECVLNQVSLNSQDNAKLPTDKEMPLATSEDFQQSHQPPSEDGASVTANTQTISMKTKMKDISPPGDKTWGASSSNPTVNIKPGSQDRKNEMADSGTEDLYSRLPSSKKESTVFPPVVSVMECESVQSQDLSGCHCEGGSASQESTCFTHAASESSRIILEVESSLITKCENAFQHSSHHSAGSKNSMASSTHNVSYTSEESEPNGRETKGSLPGDKIRNEKTAGMLNNEASNKTIHTTNHIQLSEEGLELKEQDIPKEIMFCKHNISDCATQELNQSVNIPNPEKLLDQSPATEFSSFKIMNQAVKTLVQETDEVLDCQSNPDTPDECRSEGKPAKETVGSNQRQTITEPDTEVSHNQKDLPFNSGSNDSLSGDSLKKGYLKGAFERISSCEESTDGMVDIIYTDGSNEPPEGMLDIIASSTLDGGTWQGRLALPETSRTTSSPRGCLNACTGKNDQDSDFPDAASSAVDSLEIKKSCEEKVCRSLKDCEMEVCPHSCAKEIESVADHESNIRILDRVNVSLSHIHCEQLVKEVSLRETLGMIERSRLEIHSEFDKENIFGISSKELMSSRHHDKNSVPTESLKSIETKPFYLLSQENSDANINSEEIGLKHTFKPKDGEMLCDNVEEFLPEMKEGALRNVSNPGDANSVDTSVKVLSLVMETETKVKGKETEEHQRGPLDHLTVGEVSEEMITRKDGHGDHTSEHSQTHYKSLKMLGDAEEHQSQRDLDYMLQKEDESIHQKEAHTILEQCTSSNMLSDEVQNKNQPKDYKYEYTLMKEITPAKLATGDVTAQFQRLKDPRKENLCHPLKKDIELCIGPVLHGPSQKAQDPSSAKCDEIYGAFGNISRRKRVLPLKKQPHRTCKKVSCREQVNMGRMISKIRNSAFLKSSSETIPTEAHRFLSSHAMSAPIRLEPEIVPTRSLVSHIPKQKSTPCHLLRRLSVRKPTKESTLLSKLSVLASKLAPTTKTQKLRYRRCSSELLPVAKSYKRLRYKRLLDGFSYNTMQLSPYMTASGWDKRPNSKSLTLYPIEAVKMSFIDLSNKMPLLLFGSEILPVSFHVKSGPESMNESLRTFPEHCAPARLALGEAAQYSSQPPKWTFSFFLSHGCPGVATFREDTGLHAQAHAQAPPQPPSPLQDYGGTAIVQTRAGCSVLGLHTLLALCSPGCYRIWTKKRSFSSHMPAMQRLFVAQFTQGLKGLRSPASIADKIFCSLPYSVGRVLSIWSQHGPSACPFEISALHSIHSKRQPTLGTTNSHTMLPFVPLPGMEVTSTISSSQLRLEPPFPALVPKSCLVTDSTVSKLLLSASEFQVPGLDELDGVTAVCPCPQSSPPEQKEVEPEKRPKKVSQIRIRKTIPKPDPNLTPMGLPRPKRLKKKEFSLEEIYTNKNYKSPPANRCLETIFEEPKERNGTLISISQQKRKRVLEFQDFTIPRKRRARGKVKVAGSFTRAQKAALQSRELDALLIQKLMELETFFAKEEEQEPSSGC comes from the exons AAGGAAATGTAAAAATTGCAACTGAAACTTTGCTAAGATCTACTGAAGAAGTACAAGGTATGAAGGTCAGTGGGACTAAGACGGATAATAATGAAGGACACAAGAATGGCAATGTGAGTCAAGGTCTCTCGGCCGGGTGCAGCGATTACCCACAAGTAGACAGGATCATGACCAGTGGTGAGGTTTCAGAAACCAGCACATTAGTTTCCCTAAAGCCTTTAAACTTTGTGGACCCTGGATTAACAGAAGCaactcctaaagaaaaagaatgtgaagaaTTAAAAACTTGTTCTTCTTGGTTGTCATTATTACCAGGGAGCAGTGCCATTTCCAAAGTGGACAGTGGGAAGGAAGAGTTGTGTAAATTAAGCCTTGTCTGTGAAGCAGATGACAATCACCATCAGATTCTTGGCCACCATAATGAAAACCACctagaaaaaaattctgaagttTCATATTTCCAATCAAGTTTACCTGGTCCAGGATCCAGAACAACATCCTTAGAAAAATGTGGTTTTGAAGGTGATGCCTTGCTAAAGAGATCTGCTGAAAAGACAGACAATTCCTCTTTTTGTGGGGACGATCAAAGCAAGAACTTGGcttctagaaaagaaaatgaaggacagTGTTTGAACCCCAGGAGTGAGAGGGGGGAACCCTTTCTTGTTAATGCCAGGCAACCAGAAGAGGATGCTAGTGAACACTATTCTGGAGAAAAAAAGACTTTTGCCttcccaaaagaaaatatttacggTAATGATTATATTCAAGGCAATATCCATACAGATGACTCTAGTTCTTTAATGCCCAATTCTTTTACTGAAGACACAgaagtaaagtttaaaaaaacagattttaaaatcaatttagatGTTCAAGGTAGTTTAACAAACCATGAGGACCATAGAGAACCTTCTGTTCATATGAGCCACCCAGGCAGACACTGTAAAGAAAGCAGTTGTTCCTTGATGCAGATTGAAGAGCCAGAACAGACAACCACTATCGAGTtcactatgttaagtgaaaagaTTTACAGTAAAGACCCAAACTCCTTAATCAGCACTCAGAGACATCTGGAAGGCAGCACCCAGTTAAATGAAGCATCATCTAATGAATTTATGACTGAAAAAACATCCCTGGTGACTTTCATGCCGGAGGACCAGATAAGTCCTATAAATGAGGAATCAAAACCCAAGAAAGATATTTCTCAATTATCACCATCCCTAGACTTCAGTTACAGACCTGAGTCAGAAAATGCTGTAGAAGCCTCTCAGGACAATGTGCCACATTtagatgaacagagcattgccTGTGAGAGGAATGGGCTTCCTTGTATGGATGAACTGGttctaaacaaaatagaaagtgaaTGTGTTTTAAATCAAGTGTCCCTTAATTCTCAAGACAATGCAAAGTTGCCAACTGACAAAGAGATGCCTTTAGCAACAAGTGAGGATTTTCAACAGAGCCATCAACCTCCATCAGAGGATGGAGCCAGTGTCACTGCTAATACCCAAACCATTTCCATGAAGACAAAAATGAAAGACATCTCTCCACCAGGTGACAAAACCTGGGGTGCCTCTTCAAGCAATCCCACCGTAAATATCAAACCGGGAAGCCAAGATAGAAAAAACGAAATGGCTGATTCAGGAACAGAAGATCTATATTCCAGACTTCCCTCAAGTAAGAAAGAATCAACAGTCTTTCCTCCAGTGGTCTCTGTCATGGAATGTGAAAGTGTTCAATCTCAGGATCTTTCTGGCTGCCATTGTGAGGGGGGAAGTGCATCACAAGAGAGTACGTGTTTCACGCATGCTGCTTCTGAGTCCAGCAGAATCATCCTGGAAGTTGAAAGCTCTTTGATAACCAAGTGTGAAAATGCATTTCAGCACAGCAGTCACCACTCCGCAGGAAGCAAAAACTCCATGGCAAGTAGCACCCATAATGTGAGTTATACATCAGAGGAAAGTGAACCTAATGGAAGAGAAACTAAAGGCAGCCTTCCAGGAGATAAGATCAGAAACGAAAAGACAGCAGGTATGTTAAATAATGAAGCTTCAAACAAAACCATTCACACCACAAATCATATTCAACTCAGTGAGGAAGGGCTAGAATTAAAGGAACAGGATATACCCAAAGAGATTATGTTTTGTAAACATAACATCTCTGATTGTGCTACACAAGAACTAAATCAATCTGTAAACATTCCAAATCCTGAAAAACTGTTGGACCAGTCTCCTGCTACTGAGTTCTCCAGTTTTAAAATCATGAACCAAGCAGTTAAAACTCTTGTTCAGGAGACAGATGAAGTCCTTGACTGCCAGAGTAACCCAGACACTCCCGATGAATGCAGAAGTGAAGGTAAACCAGCTAAGGAGACAGTAGGTAGTAACCAGAGACAGACCATCACCGAACCTGACACAGAAGTAAGCCACAATCAAAAGGATCTGCCATTTAATTCAGGCAGTAATGACTCATTGTCTGGCGATAGTCTGAAAAAAGGTTATTTGAAAGGAGCCTTTGAAAGGATTTCCAGTTGTGAGGAGTCTACAGATGGTATGGTGGACATCATCTACACAGACGGTAGTAATGAGCCTCCAGAAGGGATGTTGGACATAATAGCATCTAGCACACTTGATGGTGGTACATGGCAAGGTAGACTGGCATTACCTGAAACCTCAAGGACTACTTCATCTCCAAGAGGCTGCTTGAATGCGTGTACAGGAAAGAACGATCAGGATTCAGATTTCCCAGATGCTGCTTCCTCTGCAGTGGACtcccttgaaataaaaaaatcatgtgaAGAGAAAGTCTGCAGATCATTAAAAGATTGTGAAATGGAAGTGTGTCCACACTCTTGTGCCAAGGAGATAGAATCTGTTGCAGATCATGAATCAAATATCAGAATATTGGACAGAGTAAATGTGTCTTTAAGTCATATTCACTGTGAACAGCTAGTTAAAGAAGTATCTCTGAGAGAAACACTAGGAATGATTGAAAGGTCAAGACTAGAAATACACTCTGAGTTTGACAAGGAAAATATCTTTGGAATTTCTTCCAAAGAGTTGATGTCTTCTAGACACCACGATAAGAACTCTGTCCCCACAGAGAGTCTGAAATCCATTGAGACCAAGCCTTTTTATCTGTTGTCTCAAGAAAATTCAGATGCTAATATTAATAGTGAAGAAATTGGCCTGAAACATACTTTTAAACCAAAAGATGGTGAAATGCTCTGTGATAATGTGGAGGAATTTTTGCCTGAGATGAAGGAAGGAGCACTAAGGAATGTGAGTAATCCTGGTGACGCAAACAGTGTTGACACCAGTGTGAAAGTTCTGTCTTTGGTGATGGAAACAGAAACTaaagtgaaaggaaaagaaaccgAAGAACATCAGAGGGGACCACTGGATCACCTGACTGTTGGGGAGGTGTCTGAGGAGATGATTACCAGAAAAGATGGTCATGGTGATCATACGAGTGAGCATTCTCAGACACACTATAAATCCCTGAAGATGCTCGGTGATGCTGAAGAACATCAAAGCCAGAGGGATTTGGACTACATGTTGCAGAAGGAAGATGaatcaatacatcaaaaagaagCACATACTATATTGGAACAATGCACATCATCTAATATGTTGTCAGATGAGGTGCAAAATAAGAACCAACCTAAGGATTACAAATACGAGTACACCCTGATGAAAGAAATCACCCCAGCAAAGCTGGCCACGGGTGACGTTACTGCACAGTTTCAGAGGTTGAAAGACCCAAGGAAGGAAAACTTATGTCATCcattaaaaaaggacattgagttGTGCATAGGTCCTGTCCTTCATGGTCCCTCCCAGAAAGCACAAGACCCCAGTTCTGCTAAGTGTGATGAAATATACGGTGCCTTTGGGAACATTTCACGACGGAAAAGAGTGCTTCCCTTAAAGAAGCAACCTCATCGGACATGTAAGAAAGTCTCCTGTCGGGAGCAAGTCAACATGGGGAGAATGataagtaaaatcagaaattCTGCCTTCTTAAAGAGTTCCTCTGAAACCATCCCCACAGAAGCACACAGATTTCTCAGTTCACATGCTATGTCTGCACCCATACGACTAGAACCTGAAATAGTACCTACCAGGAGCTTAGTCAGCCACATACCAAAGCAGAAGTCTACTCCATGCCATCTCTTGAGGAGGCTGAGTGTCAGAAAGCCTACCAAAGAATCAACCTTACTCAGCAAGCTATCCGTCCTCGCCTCCAAACTGGCCCCCACCACAAAGACCCAGAAACTGAGGTATCGGCGGTGTTCCTCTGAACTTCTTCCAGTAGCTAAAAGCTACAAGCGGCTCAGATATAAAAGGCTCCTGGATGGGTTTTCGTACAACACAATGCAGCTGAGTCCATATATGACAGCTAGTGGATGGGATAAGAGGCCTAACAGTAAGTCCTTGACACTTTATCCGATTGAAGCTGTCAAAATGAGCTTCATAGATTTGAGCAACAAGATGCCATTGCTGCTGTTTGGTTCTGAAATCTTGCCAGTATCCTTTCATGTGAAATCAGGCCCAGAGAGCATGAACGAGTCTCTGAGGACTTTTCCTGAGCACTGTGCTCCAGCGAGGCTTGCCTTAGGAGAGGCTGCCCAGTACTCTTCTCAACCTCCCAAGTggaccttctctttcttcttgtcccACGGTTGCCCTGGGGTGGCCACATTCAGGGAAGACACTGGCCTCCATGCTCAGGCACATGCCCAAGCTCCTCCACAGCCTCCAAGTCCCCTCCAGGACTACGGAGGCACCGCCATAGTCCAGACGAGAGCAGGCTGCTCTGTCCTTGGCCTTCACACACTCCTAGCACTTTGTTCCCCGGGATGTTACCGAATCTGGACAAAAAAACGTAGCTTTTCCAGTCACATGCCTGCCATGCAGAGGCTCTTCGTGGCCCAGTTTACACAGGGCTTGAAAGGGTTAAGGTCTCCAGCCTCCATAGCAGACAAGATCTTCTGTTCTCTGCCCTATTCTGTGGGCCGAGTGCTATCCATTTGGAGCCAGCATGGACCTTCTGCCTGCCCCTTCGAAATCTCTGCTCTTCATTCAATCCACAGCAAGCGACAGCCAACTCTGGGCACCACAAACAG CCACACCATGTTACCGTTTGTGCCTCTTCCAGGCATGGAAGTTACGTCCACCATCAGCAGCAGTCAATTGAG GTTAGAGCCTCCATTCCCTGCCTTGGTACCAAAGTCTTGCTTGGTAACAGACTCCACTGTCAGCAAGCTCCTGCTTTCAGCCTCTGAGTTCCAGGTTCCTGGGTTAGATGAACTGGATGGTGTGACAGCTGTATGCCCCTGTCCACAGAGTAGCCCCCCAGAACAGAAGGAG GTTGAGCCTGAGAAGAGACCAAAGAAAGTCTCACAGATTCGTATCCGGAAAACCATTCCTAAGCCAGACCCTAATCTTACTCCCATGGGCCTCCCCCGCCCCAAAAG gTTAAAGAAAAAGGAGTTCAGTTTAGAAGAAATATATACCAACAAGAATTATAAGTCTCCTCCTGCAAACAG GTGTTTAGAGACCATCTTTGAGGAACCTAAGGAACGAAATGGTACGCTAATCTCAATCAGCCAACAGAAGAGGAAGCGAGTTCTAGAATTCCAGGATTTTACAATCCCACGGAAGAGGAGAGCGCGTGGTAAGGTCAAGGTGGCTGGCAGCTTCACCAGAGCACAGAAGGCAGCACTGCAGAGTCGAGAGCTGGATGCCCTTTTGATACAGAAACTAATGGAACTGGAGACCTTCTTTGCCAAGGAAGAGGAACAGGAGCCCTCATCTGGTTGTTGA